From the genome of Cydia fagiglandana chromosome 27, ilCydFagi1.1, whole genome shotgun sequence:
GTATATAACATACATTTCGTATATAGATGCAAGACTAGAAGACTgcaagtaaaaatatttattataacacaattaatttaacataaaatattaaataagctgataaataataatacaaactatctatATAAAAAGATAAGTGCATACTTTCATATATGTAGGACAAATATttgtcacacaaataaatgcccttaccagaatTCAAACCCGGGACCATCCGCTTCATAGGCCGGGTCACTACTGACTATGCAAATGGACCATCTGCTTAGCATGCATCGCTTTCACAattccattaacccggggttaaccagatAAACCATTTACTCAGTGTCATATTGTACCGGAAACCAttgcaactccaggtttaaccggttaactctgGAATTTAAATTGATTCATTCATAATAGCATTAATGTGAGGTTCAATAGCAAATgcaaatatataatttaacaaatattacaGGTGAAGCTGGCGGGAGCGGGATGGCAGATACTTGTGGAAGCGAGAGGGCAGATCCGTGTGGTAGTGGGACAGCAGATACATGCGAGAAAGAGACTGCACAGGAGGGGGAACTAGAGCAGGGTGAGTCAAGAGATCTCATGAAATAACCCCGTCTTGGACCCGATATGTCCTTACTGACTAAACTAATTATGAACGCTAAGAACAAAGAATTCTGTACAGTGACCCGCCATTCCCTAGCTCAGACGCGAATAAttcaattgaagggatgtttacaaaaacaacataactgactacactggttgacacctgaaacgattaacaatgttcttaaaaaagtgtcaaccgctctcagcagttatgttgtttttgtaaacatcccttcaattgttcTCCCGCTCGCAGAATGGCATTGACCGCCGGCATCGTCGGCGAGAGGGACAGCATTATAATTATACGCGTGCGATAGCAATAGCAAATGGTATGGCAATTTACGAAATACGCCGTGCTTAGCGTCCTTATTTTAGACCTGTGTTTGTTTTCAGAGTTACTCGCCCTGCGCAAGGAGCGAGCGCGCTCCGTCAAGCAGGCGCGCGAACACACCGACGCTACCAGTTATTCGTGCCTCATGTGCACTAGAACCTTCAAGTGTTTAACCACTTACAAGCAACACATGGCTAATATGCACACCGGTGAGAAACCCTTCGCCTGCGAATGGTGCGATTGGCGTTTCGACGATTTAAACGATTTTAAGAGACATTTAAGGACTCACAAGGGTTTGAGGCACTTCAAATGGAGAGCCATCTACAGGAAGTTTACTAAACTCCATAAACCTTTATAACATTATGCAAAATTGCTGTCATAGCGTTATATTTCATAGTTTTAATCGTATCCATATTCATTCATACACAACGTTTTACGATCATAACGAAACGAAACCCGTAacgttgtattatttttaagaaaGCGATGTAATAACGTTATGAAAGGCACGCACCGTTGCCGCTTCGTACATCAAAACGTTTTAAGCCACTGTAGCGTCTGCAGGCAACGCTCATCGAGGATACTAATCGAGTTTTCAAAATCTTTGCGTTTTTGTGATTTGACACAGTTAAAACTTCTAATCAATTTGACCCAAAAAtacagatgaaaaaaaaaacgggcgcagaaattgatttttatattataaatcgtattattttttaaatcatagctAAGCATTTGAGATGATCAACGTTATTATTTCGCTAATTGGTTATTAAGTATATGGAAaccagtaaacatcattaaaataaagttatatTACAATATTGGATGTAAAGATAACGTTATACGAATATAACGATATTTTTAGGTCAGACACAACTAGGCTCTACGAAACTTGAAGAACCCATATTCTTGCGGAAACCAATTCGTCAAATCGTACGATTTAAAGAGACATTTAAGAATTCATACTGGAGAGAGACCGTACAAGTGGATAACATGTGAAAAGGAGTTTACACAACTAGGCTGTTTAGACAAACATGAACGAATTCATACAGGGAAAAGACAAATGTGTCTGTGGAATGACACAAACTGGTGAGAGACCTTACAAGTTCGACGTATGTAAAAAAGAGTTTACACAACTAGGCTCTTTAAACAGACATATTAACGAATTCATACAGGGAAAATACCATATGTCTGTGGAATGACACAAACTGGTGAGAGACCTTACAAGTTCGACGTGTGTAAAAAGGAGTTTTCAAAACTAGGTTCTTTAACGAAACATAAACGGATACACACGGCAGACAAGCGATATGTTTGTAGAGCTTGTGAGAAAATATCCGCGGAGTAGCATTCATTGAACTACACAGTAGGGAGAAACCATACCCTTGCGATTGTTGCGACACGTGCCAAAACAAGTTTGCACAATGGACCCATTTCAAGAATCACAAGCGTATACACACTGAGGAGTAGCTTATAGCTGTGAGATATGCCAAAAGAAGTTTACACAACAAGTTACTGTTAAAATGCATCAACGAATGCATACTGGGGAAAAGCCATACAAATGCGGTGTGTGTAAAAAAGAATTTGCGAGATCGAGTACTGTAAAGAAAAGACACAAAGgactcatttatttatttatttgataacaTAATATATAGCATTACAGTCGAGACTATTCACTGTACACTTGAGATAATAAAATACGTAAGATATTCACAATATTTAGGAAAATCAGATCACAATCAACTTTCATCCATCACCTCACAGCACCGCAGGCACCTCTGATACACAACCATCCATCGACCTGCAAACATATCACATACTGGTATCACATACGGGAGAGAAGCCGTACTCGTGCGAGTTTTGGAGGAAGTGTACTATACTATGAGCTAGGACATTGAATACACATACACTTATTCAGCTTATCTAGCTTGATGAGTCCTATTTGGCGATGTCCTCGAGGTTTACCATGTTAGAGATACAAGTAGAAACGGAAGTGTGCAAGGCAGATGTttatactaatattatttactgattattattaatGTTACTATATTTTTCTTCCTTAACGTGTAAAATGGCATTACAAATAAATGAGTATGAACTTTGACCTTGTTTCCTGTTGCGTTCTCAATTGTAACTAAATTATGGCAATTGGTAACTATTGAAGTAGTACCTTTAGTATCAAGTACTGGAACATTTACCTTATGCCTGCCCTGATGTTATAGTAACTGAAACTTCGTGATCAACTCTCACTAAATCAATAGCTACGACTACTACGAGTatagaaataaaaaccgggcaagtgcgagtcggactcgcgcacgaagggttccgtaccacaatgcaaaaaaaaaaacaaaaaaagcaaaaaaaaaacggtcacccatccaagtactgactgaccact
Proteins encoded in this window:
- the LOC134677828 gene encoding GDNF-inducible zinc finger protein 1-like; the protein is MEAVVMKTEPSWDGAGARPARPKDTLESDSFCAVTESVPEGNMCAAVTPEPSVKPEPAAQLHAAYSRHEVTDPREDIYVKQEDTELREDVKKEPGWEETNKLSGVGVSQCVEFKDDSEAGGSGMADTCGSERADPCGSGTADTCEKETAQEGELEQELLALRKERARSVKQAREHTDATSYSCLMCTRTFKCLTTYKQHMANMHTGEKPFACEWCDWRFDDLNDFKRHLRTHKGLRHFKWRAIYRKFTKLHKPL